Proteins encoded by one window of Bacillus rossius redtenbacheri isolate Brsri chromosome 3, Brsri_v3, whole genome shotgun sequence:
- the LOC134530458 gene encoding zinc transporter 6-like isoform X4: protein MLSISKKINGKARWDETWTLENVSLIKELASEQYASPESFLSTLKNEIKIILRQRQTKCIVLLLVFNLASFILLLMWCSSTQSLALQAYSYTVGFNLLSLLTCILSVWVGNQKCTAVFTFGYERFEVLAVFASTVLAQLGSLFIIKESVKRLVLDQPDVHIGRLMFGAGLAFLCHVVVTYGCKNSALDHVIAASSSSWLQEHVSDISQTVCSVLPVLSTLLLPRVNPMVLIASAGAVALCITDLLIQFRNYFIVDTLAAMCISSMMCATMLPMSVYSGKILLQTTPSHIVSQLDKCLRETLTIDGVLEFRNEHFWMLSFGKMV, encoded by the exons AAACTTGGACACTAGAAAATGTATCTCTTATAAAGGAACTTGCTTCCGAG CAGTATGCCTCGCCTGAATCATTTTTGTCAACGctcaaaaatgaaattaaaataatattacgacAGAGGCAAACAAAATGCATAGTCCTCCTGTTGGTTTTTAACTTGGCATCGTTTATACTACTGTTGATGTGGTGTTCAAGTACCCAAAGTTTAG ctctGCAGGCATACTCGTACACAGTTGGATTTAATCTGTTGAG tttactTACGTGCATACTTTCCGTGTGGGTTGGAAACCAGAAATGTACAGCTGTCTTCACGTTCGGCTACGAGAGGTTTGAAGTGCTGGCAGTGTTTGCCAGCACTGTGCTAGCACAGCTTGGTTCTCTATTCATCATCAAGGAGAGCGTTAAAAGGCTTGTACTGGACCAACCTGATGTGCATAT TGGTCGTTTGATGTTCGGTGCTGGCCTGGCCTTCCTGTGTCATGTTGTCGTAACGTACGGATGCAAGAACAGTGCACTAGACCACGTTATTGCAGCATCTTCATCGAGTTGGCTTCAAGAGCATGTGTCTGACATCAGCCAAAC CGTGTGTTCTGTGCTGCCGGTGCTGAGCACCTTGCTGCTCCCCAGAGTAAACCCCATGGTGCTGATCGCCTCTGCAGGGGCCGTGGCGCTGTGCATCACCGACTTGCTCATACAATTCAG GAACTATTTTATAGTGGACACTCTAGCTGCAATGTGCATTTCATCCATGATGTGTGCCACGATGTTGCCAATGAGTGTATACAGTGGAAAAATACTCCTGCAG ACTACACCGTCCCATATTGTAAGTCAGCTTGATAAGTGTCTTAGAGAGACACTGACCATTGATGGTGTTCTTGAATTCAGAAACGAACATTTCTGGATGCTGTCTTTTGGAAAAATGGTatga
- the LOC134530458 gene encoding zinc transporter 6-like isoform X1, with product MLSISKKINGKARWDETWTLENVSLIKELASEQYASPESFLSTLKNEIKIILRQRQTKCIVLLLVFNLASFILLLMWCSSTQSLALQAYSYTVGFNLLSLLTCILSVWVGNQKCTAVFTFGYERFEVLAVFASTVLAQLGSLFIIKESVKRLVLDQPDVHIGRLMFGAGLAFLCHVVVTYGCKNSALDHVIAASSSSWLQEHVSDISQTVCSVLPVLSTLLLPRVNPMVLIASAGAVALCITDLLIQFRNYFIVDTLAAMCISSMMCATMLPMSVYSGKILLQTTPSHIVSQLDKCLRETLTIDGVLEFRNEHFWMLSFGKMAGSLQVRVRRDANEQVVLAHVVDRLSNLVSVLTVQVFKDEWTYRQGIIPQPTATSLASSSTTEPLLKKSVASNNVAPVPSYQQSLEPPVPSHATVSLSLSPSVTNSVHTHASSFGHQQPRPQLPVSRQSPLALATSPGFQSFHNHSSHRNYSPDSHRWNNPYDPVHSTTFPQDHRNNLLISGTRTLDAEKFFYQPR from the exons AAACTTGGACACTAGAAAATGTATCTCTTATAAAGGAACTTGCTTCCGAG CAGTATGCCTCGCCTGAATCATTTTTGTCAACGctcaaaaatgaaattaaaataatattacgacAGAGGCAAACAAAATGCATAGTCCTCCTGTTGGTTTTTAACTTGGCATCGTTTATACTACTGTTGATGTGGTGTTCAAGTACCCAAAGTTTAG ctctGCAGGCATACTCGTACACAGTTGGATTTAATCTGTTGAG tttactTACGTGCATACTTTCCGTGTGGGTTGGAAACCAGAAATGTACAGCTGTCTTCACGTTCGGCTACGAGAGGTTTGAAGTGCTGGCAGTGTTTGCCAGCACTGTGCTAGCACAGCTTGGTTCTCTATTCATCATCAAGGAGAGCGTTAAAAGGCTTGTACTGGACCAACCTGATGTGCATAT TGGTCGTTTGATGTTCGGTGCTGGCCTGGCCTTCCTGTGTCATGTTGTCGTAACGTACGGATGCAAGAACAGTGCACTAGACCACGTTATTGCAGCATCTTCATCGAGTTGGCTTCAAGAGCATGTGTCTGACATCAGCCAAAC CGTGTGTTCTGTGCTGCCGGTGCTGAGCACCTTGCTGCTCCCCAGAGTAAACCCCATGGTGCTGATCGCCTCTGCAGGGGCCGTGGCGCTGTGCATCACCGACTTGCTCATACAATTCAG GAACTATTTTATAGTGGACACTCTAGCTGCAATGTGCATTTCATCCATGATGTGTGCCACGATGTTGCCAATGAGTGTATACAGTGGAAAAATACTCCTGCAG ACTACACCGTCCCATATTGTAAGTCAGCTTGATAAGTGTCTTAGAGAGACACTGACCATTGATGGTGTTCTTGAATTCAGAAACGAACATTTCTGGATGCTGTCTTTTGGAAAAATG gctGGTTCTTTACAAGTTCGCGTGCGACGTGACGCCAACGAACAGGTGGTCCTCGCTCATGTCGTGGACCGCTTGTCGAACCTTGTATCAGTTCTTACCGTTCAGGTGTTCAAGGATGAGTGGACATATCGTCAAGGTATCATTCCTCAGCCGACAGCAACTTCGTTGGCCTCAAGTTCCACCACGGAGCCATTGTTAAAGAAGTCGGTGGCTTCGAACAACGTGGCTCCTGTGCCAAGCTACCAGCAGTCCCTCGAACCACCAGTACCTTCACACGCAACAGTGTCGCTTAGTTTGTCACCGTCTGTGACGAACAGTGTGCACACTCACGCTTCTTCATTTGGACATCAGCAACCCAGACCTCAGCTGCCTGTCAGCCGACAGAGCCCACTCGCTTTGGCCACGAGTCCAGGCTTTCAGTCATTCCACAACCACAGTTCTCACAGAAATTATAGCCCAGACTCACACAGGTGGAACAATCCGTACGATCCTGTTCATTCTACGACATTCCCACAGGACCACAGAAATAATCTTCTTATTTCTGGAACTCGGACTTTGGATGCCGAAAAGTTTTTCTACCAACCTCGTTGA
- the LOC134530458 gene encoding zinc transporter 6-like isoform X2 yields the protein MLSISKKINGKARWDETWTLENVSLIKELASEYASPESFLSTLKNEIKIILRQRQTKCIVLLLVFNLASFILLLMWCSSTQSLALQAYSYTVGFNLLSLLTCILSVWVGNQKCTAVFTFGYERFEVLAVFASTVLAQLGSLFIIKESVKRLVLDQPDVHIGRLMFGAGLAFLCHVVVTYGCKNSALDHVIAASSSSWLQEHVSDISQTVCSVLPVLSTLLLPRVNPMVLIASAGAVALCITDLLIQFRNYFIVDTLAAMCISSMMCATMLPMSVYSGKILLQTTPSHIVSQLDKCLRETLTIDGVLEFRNEHFWMLSFGKMAGSLQVRVRRDANEQVVLAHVVDRLSNLVSVLTVQVFKDEWTYRQGIIPQPTATSLASSSTTEPLLKKSVASNNVAPVPSYQQSLEPPVPSHATVSLSLSPSVTNSVHTHASSFGHQQPRPQLPVSRQSPLALATSPGFQSFHNHSSHRNYSPDSHRWNNPYDPVHSTTFPQDHRNNLLISGTRTLDAEKFFYQPR from the exons AAACTTGGACACTAGAAAATGTATCTCTTATAAAGGAACTTGCTTCCGAG TATGCCTCGCCTGAATCATTTTTGTCAACGctcaaaaatgaaattaaaataatattacgacAGAGGCAAACAAAATGCATAGTCCTCCTGTTGGTTTTTAACTTGGCATCGTTTATACTACTGTTGATGTGGTGTTCAAGTACCCAAAGTTTAG ctctGCAGGCATACTCGTACACAGTTGGATTTAATCTGTTGAG tttactTACGTGCATACTTTCCGTGTGGGTTGGAAACCAGAAATGTACAGCTGTCTTCACGTTCGGCTACGAGAGGTTTGAAGTGCTGGCAGTGTTTGCCAGCACTGTGCTAGCACAGCTTGGTTCTCTATTCATCATCAAGGAGAGCGTTAAAAGGCTTGTACTGGACCAACCTGATGTGCATAT TGGTCGTTTGATGTTCGGTGCTGGCCTGGCCTTCCTGTGTCATGTTGTCGTAACGTACGGATGCAAGAACAGTGCACTAGACCACGTTATTGCAGCATCTTCATCGAGTTGGCTTCAAGAGCATGTGTCTGACATCAGCCAAAC CGTGTGTTCTGTGCTGCCGGTGCTGAGCACCTTGCTGCTCCCCAGAGTAAACCCCATGGTGCTGATCGCCTCTGCAGGGGCCGTGGCGCTGTGCATCACCGACTTGCTCATACAATTCAG GAACTATTTTATAGTGGACACTCTAGCTGCAATGTGCATTTCATCCATGATGTGTGCCACGATGTTGCCAATGAGTGTATACAGTGGAAAAATACTCCTGCAG ACTACACCGTCCCATATTGTAAGTCAGCTTGATAAGTGTCTTAGAGAGACACTGACCATTGATGGTGTTCTTGAATTCAGAAACGAACATTTCTGGATGCTGTCTTTTGGAAAAATG gctGGTTCTTTACAAGTTCGCGTGCGACGTGACGCCAACGAACAGGTGGTCCTCGCTCATGTCGTGGACCGCTTGTCGAACCTTGTATCAGTTCTTACCGTTCAGGTGTTCAAGGATGAGTGGACATATCGTCAAGGTATCATTCCTCAGCCGACAGCAACTTCGTTGGCCTCAAGTTCCACCACGGAGCCATTGTTAAAGAAGTCGGTGGCTTCGAACAACGTGGCTCCTGTGCCAAGCTACCAGCAGTCCCTCGAACCACCAGTACCTTCACACGCAACAGTGTCGCTTAGTTTGTCACCGTCTGTGACGAACAGTGTGCACACTCACGCTTCTTCATTTGGACATCAGCAACCCAGACCTCAGCTGCCTGTCAGCCGACAGAGCCCACTCGCTTTGGCCACGAGTCCAGGCTTTCAGTCATTCCACAACCACAGTTCTCACAGAAATTATAGCCCAGACTCACACAGGTGGAACAATCCGTACGATCCTGTTCATTCTACGACATTCCCACAGGACCACAGAAATAATCTTCTTATTTCTGGAACTCGGACTTTGGATGCCGAAAAGTTTTTCTACCAACCTCGTTGA
- the LOC134530458 gene encoding zinc transporter 6-like isoform X3, whose amino-acid sequence MWCSSTQSLALQAYSYTVGFNLLSLLTCILSVWVGNQKCTAVFTFGYERFEVLAVFASTVLAQLGSLFIIKESVKRLVLDQPDVHIGRLMFGAGLAFLCHVVVTYGCKNSALDHVIAASSSSWLQEHVSDISQTVCSVLPVLSTLLLPRVNPMVLIASAGAVALCITDLLIQFRNYFIVDTLAAMCISSMMCATMLPMSVYSGKILLQTTPSHIVSQLDKCLRETLTIDGVLEFRNEHFWMLSFGKMAGSLQVRVRRDANEQVVLAHVVDRLSNLVSVLTVQVFKDEWTYRQGIIPQPTATSLASSSTTEPLLKKSVASNNVAPVPSYQQSLEPPVPSHATVSLSLSPSVTNSVHTHASSFGHQQPRPQLPVSRQSPLALATSPGFQSFHNHSSHRNYSPDSHRWNNPYDPVHSTTFPQDHRNNLLISGTRTLDAEKFFYQPR is encoded by the exons ATGTGGTGTTCAAGTACCCAAAGTTTAG ctctGCAGGCATACTCGTACACAGTTGGATTTAATCTGTTGAG tttactTACGTGCATACTTTCCGTGTGGGTTGGAAACCAGAAATGTACAGCTGTCTTCACGTTCGGCTACGAGAGGTTTGAAGTGCTGGCAGTGTTTGCCAGCACTGTGCTAGCACAGCTTGGTTCTCTATTCATCATCAAGGAGAGCGTTAAAAGGCTTGTACTGGACCAACCTGATGTGCATAT TGGTCGTTTGATGTTCGGTGCTGGCCTGGCCTTCCTGTGTCATGTTGTCGTAACGTACGGATGCAAGAACAGTGCACTAGACCACGTTATTGCAGCATCTTCATCGAGTTGGCTTCAAGAGCATGTGTCTGACATCAGCCAAAC CGTGTGTTCTGTGCTGCCGGTGCTGAGCACCTTGCTGCTCCCCAGAGTAAACCCCATGGTGCTGATCGCCTCTGCAGGGGCCGTGGCGCTGTGCATCACCGACTTGCTCATACAATTCAG GAACTATTTTATAGTGGACACTCTAGCTGCAATGTGCATTTCATCCATGATGTGTGCCACGATGTTGCCAATGAGTGTATACAGTGGAAAAATACTCCTGCAG ACTACACCGTCCCATATTGTAAGTCAGCTTGATAAGTGTCTTAGAGAGACACTGACCATTGATGGTGTTCTTGAATTCAGAAACGAACATTTCTGGATGCTGTCTTTTGGAAAAATG gctGGTTCTTTACAAGTTCGCGTGCGACGTGACGCCAACGAACAGGTGGTCCTCGCTCATGTCGTGGACCGCTTGTCGAACCTTGTATCAGTTCTTACCGTTCAGGTGTTCAAGGATGAGTGGACATATCGTCAAGGTATCATTCCTCAGCCGACAGCAACTTCGTTGGCCTCAAGTTCCACCACGGAGCCATTGTTAAAGAAGTCGGTGGCTTCGAACAACGTGGCTCCTGTGCCAAGCTACCAGCAGTCCCTCGAACCACCAGTACCTTCACACGCAACAGTGTCGCTTAGTTTGTCACCGTCTGTGACGAACAGTGTGCACACTCACGCTTCTTCATTTGGACATCAGCAACCCAGACCTCAGCTGCCTGTCAGCCGACAGAGCCCACTCGCTTTGGCCACGAGTCCAGGCTTTCAGTCATTCCACAACCACAGTTCTCACAGAAATTATAGCCCAGACTCACACAGGTGGAACAATCCGTACGATCCTGTTCATTCTACGACATTCCCACAGGACCACAGAAATAATCTTCTTATTTCTGGAACTCGGACTTTGGATGCCGAAAAGTTTTTCTACCAACCTCGTTGA